The proteins below come from a single Natrinema sp. SYSU A 869 genomic window:
- a CDS encoding extracellular solute-binding protein — translation MPAGPDRVAETSECESESPSTSERGETSASRRRVLSVTAAGSVTALAGCTELLSSGGGDPLRVSVWSGNYADRFEESVVSRYEDEFDAEVTVQPGWNDILTDIQTAPDDDPPYDVTITEGNFYYLGRQDDLFHEIRTENVPNADELIDYYADFRTTEYGMPVDGAPCTIVHREDLDFEPNSWADLSSTAVQESNGVGVDTGFWWYPMYAAAVGMDDAELGEEMHDAALHDDILETVRNWPIESWASSGEDIWQAFQNDVIDIAQWYYEQTAYDIDSYDGLTHTMPEETTGYLNHWCVVKGTDKRDQAEEFINFLMDAEVQTAWSEKMPTLFCNENTEYAGELADDLPSNSEEAEKIAFPDWEFLADHSSELSDEFTEIQRSS, via the coding sequence ATGCCTGCAGGCCCAGATCGGGTTGCAGAGACGAGCGAGTGCGAGTCGGAGTCACCATCGACGAGCGAGCGAGGGGAGACGTCCGCCTCGCGCCGACGGGTGTTGTCGGTGACGGCGGCGGGATCGGTAACCGCTCTTGCCGGCTGTACGGAACTGCTTTCCAGCGGCGGCGGCGATCCGCTGCGCGTCAGCGTCTGGAGTGGAAACTACGCGGATCGGTTCGAGGAGTCAGTCGTCTCCAGATACGAAGACGAGTTCGACGCGGAGGTCACGGTCCAGCCCGGCTGGAACGACATCCTCACCGACATTCAGACGGCACCGGACGACGATCCGCCGTACGACGTCACCATCACGGAGGGGAACTTCTACTACCTCGGCCGACAGGACGATCTCTTCCACGAGATCCGGACGGAGAACGTCCCGAACGCCGACGAACTCATCGATTACTACGCAGACTTCCGGACCACGGAGTACGGGATGCCGGTCGACGGTGCCCCCTGTACCATCGTCCACCGCGAGGACCTGGACTTCGAGCCGAACTCCTGGGCCGACCTCTCCTCGACTGCCGTTCAAGAGAGCAACGGCGTCGGCGTTGACACCGGCTTCTGGTGGTATCCGATGTACGCCGCTGCCGTTGGGATGGACGATGCGGAACTCGGCGAGGAGATGCACGACGCCGCCCTCCACGACGATATCCTCGAGACGGTCCGCAACTGGCCAATCGAGAGCTGGGCGAGCTCCGGCGAGGACATCTGGCAGGCCTTCCAAAACGATGTCATCGATATCGCACAGTGGTACTACGAGCAGACGGCGTACGACATCGACAGCTACGACGGCCTGACCCACACGATGCCGGAGGAGACGACCGGCTACCTGAACCACTGGTGTGTCGTCAAGGGGACCGACAAGCGCGACCAAGCCGAGGAGTTCATCAACTTCCTCATGGACGCCGAAGTCCAGACGGCCTGGTCCGAGAAGATGCCCACGCTGTTCTGTAACGAGAACACCGAATACGCCGGCGAACTGGCCGACGATCTGCCGAGCAACAGCGAGGAAGCGGAAAAGATCGCCTTCCCAGACTGGGAGTTCCTCGCAGATCACAGCAGCGAACTCTCCGACGAGTTCACCGAGATACAGCGAAGTTCCTAA
- a CDS encoding beta-CASP ribonuclease aCPSF1 yields MSTVEQQLDDLKAQITSELPSDISVSSVKYEGPELVVYTRDPKKFAQQGDLIRQLASKLRKRITVRPDPSVLSRPEQAREEIMNVLPEDAGVTDLDFHADTGEVVIEAEKPGMVIGRHGSTLREITKSVGWTPEVVRTPPIESSTVSNVRSFLKQERDERRDILEKVGRQIHREEMSDDEYVRITTLGCCREVGRASFILSTPETRILIDCGDKPGAEGEVPYLHAPEALGAGPQTIDAVVLTHAHLDHSALIPLLFKYGYDGPIYCTEPTRDLMGLLTLDYLDVAAKEGRSPPYESEQVREAIKHCIPLEYGDVTDIAPDVKLTFHNAGHILGSAVSHFHIGDGLYNVAFSGDIHYDDTRLFNGAVNDFPRVETLVLESTYGGRNDYQTDQADSEKNLKEVIQETYEKDGKVVIPAFAVGRSQEIMLVLEEAMRNGDIPEMPVHLDGMIWEATAIHTTYPEYLRDDLRDRIFHDDENPFLAEQFNHIDGGEEERQDVADGEPCIILSTSGMVTGGPIMSWLGHLGPDPDSSLVFVGYQAQGTLGRRIQNGWDEIPTSEVGAMGNGGGRGTLSLNMNVETVDGFSGHADRAGLENFVKTMNPRPEKVLCVHGDERSTQDLSSALYHDFDMRTFAPKNLETFRFL; encoded by the coding sequence ATGAGCACTGTAGAGCAGCAACTCGACGATCTCAAAGCACAGATCACGAGCGAGTTACCGAGCGATATCTCGGTCTCCTCGGTGAAATACGAAGGCCCCGAACTGGTGGTCTATACGCGCGACCCGAAAAAGTTCGCCCAGCAGGGCGATCTCATTCGGCAACTCGCGAGTAAGCTTCGCAAGCGGATCACCGTCCGGCCCGACCCTAGCGTCCTCTCGCGGCCCGAACAGGCTCGCGAAGAGATCATGAACGTCCTCCCCGAGGACGCGGGCGTTACTGACCTCGACTTCCATGCCGACACCGGCGAGGTCGTTATCGAGGCCGAAAAGCCCGGCATGGTCATCGGTCGTCACGGGTCCACGCTCCGCGAAATAACGAAGAGCGTCGGCTGGACGCCCGAAGTCGTCCGCACACCGCCGATCGAATCCTCGACCGTCTCGAACGTTCGGAGCTTCCTCAAGCAGGAACGTGACGAACGTCGGGACATCTTGGAGAAAGTCGGCCGACAGATCCACCGCGAGGAGATGTCCGACGACGAGTACGTCCGCATCACCACGCTGGGCTGCTGTCGCGAGGTTGGGCGAGCGTCGTTCATCCTCTCGACGCCCGAAACGCGAATCCTCATCGACTGCGGCGACAAACCCGGCGCGGAGGGCGAAGTACCGTACCTCCACGCGCCCGAGGCGCTCGGTGCAGGGCCACAGACCATCGACGCGGTCGTCCTCACCCACGCCCACCTCGACCACTCCGCGCTGATCCCGCTGCTGTTCAAGTACGGCTACGACGGCCCGATCTACTGTACCGAACCCACACGAGATCTGATGGGGCTGCTGACGCTCGACTACCTCGACGTCGCAGCCAAGGAAGGACGGAGCCCACCCTACGAAAGCGAGCAGGTCCGCGAAGCGATCAAACACTGCATCCCGCTCGAGTACGGCGACGTCACCGACATCGCGCCGGACGTCAAACTCACCTTCCACAACGCCGGTCACATCCTCGGCTCGGCCGTCTCCCACTTCCACATCGGCGATGGCCTCTACAACGTCGCCTTCTCCGGTGACATTCACTACGACGACACCCGCCTGTTCAACGGCGCGGTCAACGACTTCCCGCGAGTCGAAACACTCGTCCTCGAGTCGACCTACGGCGGTCGCAACGATTACCAGACCGATCAGGCCGACTCCGAGAAAAACCTCAAGGAAGTCATTCAAGAGACCTACGAGAAGGACGGGAAGGTCGTTATTCCCGCCTTCGCGGTCGGTCGCTCTCAGGAGATCATGCTCGTCCTGGAGGAGGCGATGCGCAACGGCGACATCCCTGAGATGCCGGTCCACTTGGACGGCATGATCTGGGAGGCGACGGCGATCCACACCACCTACCCCGAGTACCTCCGGGACGACCTGCGGGACCGCATCTTCCACGACGACGAGAACCCGTTCCTCGCCGAGCAGTTCAACCACATCGACGGCGGCGAGGAGGAACGACAGGACGTCGCCGACGGCGAACCCTGTATCATTCTTTCGACCTCCGGGATGGTCACCGGCGGTCCGATCATGTCCTGGCTCGGCCATCTCGGTCCCGATCCAGACTCGTCGCTCGTCTTCGTCGGCTACCAGGCTCAAGGAACCCTCGGCCGACGCATCCAGAACGGCTGGGACGAGATCCCGACCAGCGAAGTCGGCGCCATGGGCAACGGCGGCGGCCGCGGCACCCTCTCGCTGAACATGAACGTCGAAACCGTCGACGGCTTCTCCGGCCACGCCGACCGCGCCGGCCTCGAGAACTTCGTCAAGACGATGAATCCCCGCCCCGAGAAGGTCCTCTGTGTCCACGGCGACGAGCGGTCCACGCAGGACCTCTCGAGCGCACTCTACCACGACTTCGACATGCGAACGTTCGCACCGAAGAACCTCGAGACCTTCCGCTTCCTATAG
- a CDS encoding alkaline phosphatase family protein, translating into MGLFDRLRGDDDPRVAFIGVDGVPYSLLSENEELFPNFAAIANDGTAEEISSIVPPESSACWPSLTTGMNPGETGVYGFQDREVGTYDTYVPMGRDVQADRVWDRVQENGRKATVMNVPVTFPPQRDVQRMVSGFLSPGLDKAAYPDDVRDYLETLDYRIDVNPKLGHQDDKSEFIEDAHATIDAQYEAFQHYIEEDDWDLFFGVFMTTDRVNHFLFKDYERGGENKEAFIEFYKKVDDYIGRLRESLPDDVTMIVASDHGFTSLDYEVHFNEWLREEGWLSFRADDPEELNDISDDTKAYSFIPGRFYINLEGREPRGSVPEDEYDAVRDKLKADLEALEGPDGNKVVERVVEKEEAFRGDHDDIAPDLVAIPNKGFDLKSGFKGDAEIFDTGPRNGMHSFDNTSLYIDHPDATIDDADLFDITPTILDLMDVEYSRGDFDGASLI; encoded by the coding sequence ATGGGTCTGTTCGACCGATTACGGGGCGACGACGATCCCCGGGTCGCATTTATCGGGGTCGACGGCGTGCCGTATAGTCTCCTATCGGAGAACGAGGAACTGTTCCCGAACTTTGCTGCAATCGCTAACGACGGGACCGCCGAGGAGATCTCGAGCATCGTCCCGCCGGAATCCAGCGCCTGCTGGCCGTCCCTGACAACCGGGATGAATCCCGGCGAGACGGGTGTCTACGGCTTTCAGGACCGAGAAGTCGGCACCTACGACACTTACGTCCCAATGGGTCGGGACGTCCAGGCTGACCGCGTCTGGGATCGCGTTCAGGAGAACGGCCGCAAGGCCACCGTGATGAACGTCCCCGTCACGTTCCCACCCCAGCGCGACGTCCAGCGGATGGTTTCGGGCTTTCTCTCGCCCGGCCTCGACAAGGCGGCCTACCCCGACGACGTTCGGGACTACCTCGAGACGCTCGATTACCGGATCGACGTCAACCCAAAACTCGGCCATCAGGACGATAAATCGGAGTTCATCGAGGACGCCCACGCGACGATCGACGCCCAATACGAAGCCTTCCAGCACTACATCGAGGAAGACGACTGGGACCTGTTCTTCGGCGTCTTCATGACTACCGACCGGGTCAATCACTTCCTGTTCAAAGACTACGAACGCGGCGGCGAGAACAAGGAGGCGTTCATCGAGTTCTACAAGAAGGTCGACGACTACATCGGCCGCCTCCGGGAGTCGCTGCCCGACGACGTCACCATGATCGTTGCCTCCGATCACGGCTTCACCAGCCTCGACTACGAGGTCCACTTCAACGAGTGGCTCCGAGAGGAGGGCTGGCTCTCCTTCCGGGCCGACGATCCCGAGGAACTGAACGACATTTCCGACGACACGAAGGCCTACTCGTTCATCCCCGGCCGCTTCTACATCAACCTCGAGGGCCGCGAACCCCGCGGTTCCGTCCCCGAGGATGAGTACGATGCGGTCCGCGACAAACTCAAGGCCGACCTCGAGGCGCTCGAGGGGCCGGATGGCAACAAGGTTGTCGAGCGTGTCGTCGAGAAGGAAGAAGCCTTCCGCGGCGATCACGACGACATCGCGCCGGATCTAGTCGCAATCCCGAACAAGGGCTTCGATCTGAAGTCCGGCTTCAAGGGCGACGCGGAAATCTTCGACACCGGGCCGCGCAATGGGATGCACAGCTTCGACAACACGTCGCTGTACATCGACCATCCCGACGCGACCATCGATGACGCCGACCTCTTCGACATCACGCCGACGATCCTCGATCTGATGGATGTCGAGTACAGCCGCGGCGACTTCGACGGCGCGAGCCTCATTTAA
- a CDS encoding ABC transporter ATP-binding protein, producing MSEITLSGLEKRYGDELAVEDVSVTIDDGELLCLLGPSGSGKSTTLRMLAGLETPTDGEIRIGDENVTDRPAYERTTATVFQDWALFPHKTVLENVAFGLKMQGIGKDERREQAHEMLERVRMAEYADDNPMNLSGGQKQRVALARSLAVNPDVLLLDEPLSNLDKRLSEDMQIELREIHAELEETFVHVTHDQDEAFTLADRIGIMADGNLVQVGEPNEVYQNPKNQFIEGFLGDTNFVEGTVERTTLDSIRVETELGREVILPTASGEADALAEGDSVTLSLRPEVLSIEPAESAGSEDGETAHAVRTDGSTTNSVVGTIENVLYRGSTVRYSVVVNGTTVFVERTVGDAGAFDAGDEIRINWDGADLLAFRDNGSRVDL from the coding sequence ATGTCAGAAATTACGCTTTCCGGACTCGAGAAACGGTACGGAGATGAACTCGCCGTCGAGGACGTCTCGGTGACGATCGACGATGGCGAACTGCTCTGTCTGCTCGGGCCCAGCGGGAGCGGCAAGTCCACGACGCTGCGGATGCTCGCCGGCCTCGAGACGCCGACCGACGGCGAAATACGCATCGGCGACGAGAACGTGACCGATCGGCCGGCCTACGAACGCACCACCGCGACGGTGTTCCAAGACTGGGCGCTGTTCCCCCACAAGACGGTCCTCGAGAACGTCGCCTTCGGGCTGAAGATGCAAGGAATCGGGAAAGACGAACGCCGCGAGCAGGCCCACGAGATGCTCGAGCGCGTCCGAATGGCGGAGTACGCCGACGACAATCCGATGAATCTGAGCGGCGGCCAGAAACAGCGGGTCGCGCTCGCGCGGTCGCTCGCCGTCAACCCCGACGTGTTGTTGCTCGACGAGCCGCTGTCGAACCTCGACAAGCGACTCAGCGAGGACATGCAGATCGAACTCCGCGAGATCCACGCGGAACTCGAGGAGACGTTCGTCCACGTGACCCACGATCAGGACGAGGCCTTTACCCTCGCCGATCGGATCGGCATCATGGCCGACGGGAACCTCGTGCAGGTCGGCGAGCCGAACGAGGTCTACCAGAACCCGAAGAACCAGTTTATCGAGGGCTTCCTCGGCGATACGAACTTCGTCGAGGGGACGGTCGAGCGGACGACGCTGGATTCCATCCGCGTCGAGACTGAACTAGGTCGTGAAGTCATCCTTCCGACGGCGAGCGGCGAGGCGGATGCGCTCGCGGAAGGTGACTCGGTGACCCTGTCACTTCGTCCCGAAGTCCTCTCGATCGAACCGGCGGAGTCGGCGGGGTCCGAAGACGGGGAGACAGCCCACGCCGTTCGCACCGACGGGAGCACGACGAACTCTGTCGTCGGGACGATCGAAAACGTTCTCTACCGGGGTTCGACGGTTCGCTACTCTGTCGTCGTCAACGGGACCACAGTCTTCGTCGAACGCACCGTCGGTGACGCCGGCGCGTTCGACGCCGGTGACGAGATCCGGATCAACTGGGACGGCGCGGACCTCCTCGCGTTCCGCGACAACGGCTCGAGGGTCGATCTGTAA
- a CDS encoding ABC transporter permease has protein sequence MSGTQSSLPAPVARLWEPLRKRSRSKRALLLMAPLLVFELLLFVAPFLILLRISLMEGSPDLRYVDGTWSLDGYVEVFTNGVLLDPIIYSFKLGLAATAITVVIALFYAYVIWRAEGLIKSLLLFSVILPLLTTLVIKTYAFRPLLSPNGTLNDILLSLNLVSEPIQFAPGTVGVIVGQIYIVLPYAVLAIYSVLSTMDWGLVEAARDLGASRPRSFLEVVVPQAMPGIIVATVISFAWSVGAYAAPGLLGARDQAFAIEVEKRLLSNLQWEIATAYSIIMLVLMLVSVAVLTVTLGRFGGEFEYA, from the coding sequence ATGTCCGGCACGCAATCGTCACTGCCGGCACCGGTCGCTCGGCTCTGGGAACCGCTTCGGAAGCGGTCGCGCTCGAAACGGGCGCTGTTGTTGATGGCCCCACTGCTGGTATTCGAGTTATTACTCTTCGTCGCCCCGTTCCTGATCCTGCTCCGGATCAGCCTCATGGAGGGGTCGCCGGATCTCCGGTATGTCGACGGGACGTGGTCGCTGGACGGGTACGTCGAGGTATTCACCAACGGCGTGTTGCTCGATCCCATCATCTATTCGTTCAAACTGGGGCTGGCCGCCACGGCGATCACGGTCGTGATCGCGCTGTTTTACGCCTATGTGATCTGGCGAGCTGAAGGGCTGATCAAATCCCTCCTGCTGTTCTCGGTGATCTTGCCCCTCCTGACGACGCTCGTCATCAAGACGTACGCGTTCCGGCCACTCCTCTCACCAAACGGGACGCTCAACGACATCCTCCTGTCGTTGAATCTCGTCTCGGAGCCGATCCAGTTCGCACCCGGGACGGTCGGCGTGATCGTCGGCCAGATCTACATCGTCCTCCCCTACGCCGTGCTGGCGATCTACAGCGTCCTATCGACGATGGACTGGGGACTCGTCGAAGCCGCCCGCGACCTCGGAGCGAGCCGTCCGCGATCGTTCCTCGAGGTCGTCGTCCCGCAGGCGATGCCCGGGATCATCGTCGCGACGGTGATCTCCTTCGCCTGGAGCGTCGGCGCGTACGCCGCGCCAGGGCTACTCGGCGCTCGGGATCAGGCGTTCGCGATTGAAGTCGAGAAACGGTTGCTGTCGAACCTCCAGTGGGAAATTGCGACCGCGTACTCGATCATCATGCTGGTGCTGATGCTCGTGAGTGTCGCCGTTCTCACTGTCACGCTCGGCCGCTTCGGAGGTGAGTTCGAGTATGCATAG
- a CDS encoding helix-turn-helix domain-containing protein → MTEGPARPHRIGDSTTLETAYSAGFFDWPREQSGEDVAEMLDVPAGNVLPTSSNGPAKGHGNAAHSGD, encoded by the coding sequence ATGACTGAGGGCCCGGCTCGTCCGCATCGCATCGGTGACAGTACGACCCTCGAGACGGCCTACAGCGCCGGCTTTTTCGACTGGCCGCGAGAGCAAAGCGGCGAAGACGTCGCCGAGATGCTGGATGTCCCCGCCGGTAACGTTCTCCCAACATCTTCGAACGGCCCAGCGAAAGGCCATGGAAACGCTGCTCACAGCGGCGACTGA
- the nth gene encoding endonuclease III, with amino-acid sequence MSDDPEPAVNISGGATGGGAAAEFDPATAATRAEEVVDRLGELFWQKEYGGRDAFTCLVRTILSQNTSDKASQPAHDALIERYGREAVDLAESLANAEQSTLAETISGAGLYNQKSETIIDTAEWVLEEFGSAVAFATFVKDEEPSMVRKTLLEVRGVGPKTADCVLLFAGGRGGVFPVDTHVHRIYRRMGIAEADADHEAVRAVLEQDVPAAKCGFGHTATIQFGREYCTARKPACLEDPDACPMADLCDQVGVYPATGEVVDPAETLD; translated from the coding sequence ATGAGCGACGATCCGGAGCCTGCAGTCAACATCAGCGGTGGTGCGACGGGCGGCGGGGCAGCGGCCGAGTTCGACCCGGCGACCGCAGCGACCCGCGCAGAAGAGGTCGTCGATCGACTGGGTGAACTGTTCTGGCAGAAGGAGTACGGCGGCCGGGACGCCTTCACCTGTCTCGTTCGGACGATCCTGAGCCAGAACACCAGCGACAAGGCGAGTCAGCCGGCCCATGATGCGCTGATCGAGCGATACGGTAGGGAAGCTGTCGACCTCGCGGAATCCCTCGCGAACGCCGAGCAGTCGACGCTCGCGGAAACGATCAGCGGCGCTGGGTTGTACAACCAGAAGTCTGAGACCATCATCGACACCGCAGAGTGGGTCCTCGAGGAGTTCGGCTCCGCCGTAGCGTTCGCCACCTTCGTCAAGGACGAGGAGCCGTCGATGGTCCGCAAGACCCTCCTCGAGGTCCGCGGCGTCGGCCCGAAGACCGCCGATTGCGTCCTGCTGTTCGCGGGTGGCCGCGGCGGCGTCTTCCCCGTCGATACGCACGTCCACCGCATCTACCGGCGCATGGGGATCGCAGAAGCGGACGCGGACCACGAAGCGGTTCGGGCCGTCCTCGAACAGGATGTCCCCGCGGCGAAGTGCGGGTTCGGCCACACGGCGACGATCCAGTTCGGTCGCGAGTACTGTACGGCGCGCAAGCCCGCCTGTCTCGAGGATCCCGACGCCTGCCCGATGGCTGACCTGTGTGACCAGGTCGGCGTCTACCCCGCGACGGGCGAGGTCGTCGATCCAGCCGAGACGCTCGACTGA
- the nucS gene encoding endonuclease NucS translates to MTDPEDGTRTETLQEPTPVAARDVVASGIDRNAIVTVYGRCTVDYDGRASSRLEAGHRHVMLKPDGAALVHTDEGQQPVNWQPPGCDHDVSCEDGALILESLRSTPDERLCVRFREVLQVSAFSGSDENELALVGTEEDLRQRILEDPALLETGFTPLATERDTPAGAVDIYGEDSAGRAVVVELKRRRVGPDAVSQLRRYVDALERDLHADAAVRGILVSPSVTDRASRLLTEHSLEFVSLEPPAE, encoded by the coding sequence GTGACGGATCCAGAGGACGGTACGCGAACGGAAACCCTCCAGGAGCCGACGCCAGTGGCCGCTCGCGACGTCGTCGCCAGCGGGATCGATCGCAACGCGATCGTGACCGTTTACGGGCGGTGTACTGTCGATTACGACGGCCGGGCCTCAAGCCGCCTCGAGGCGGGCCATCGCCACGTCATGCTCAAGCCCGACGGCGCAGCGCTGGTCCACACCGACGAGGGCCAGCAGCCGGTTAACTGGCAGCCGCCAGGCTGTGACCACGATGTGTCCTGCGAGGACGGGGCACTCATCCTCGAGAGCCTGCGATCAACGCCGGACGAACGGCTCTGTGTCAGGTTTCGGGAAGTGTTGCAGGTCTCCGCGTTCTCGGGGTCCGACGAGAACGAGCTCGCCCTCGTCGGCACTGAGGAGGACCTCCGACAGCGAATCCTCGAGGACCCCGCCCTGCTCGAGACCGGCTTCACGCCGCTGGCGACCGAACGCGACACACCCGCGGGTGCGGTTGACATCTATGGCGAGGACTCCGCCGGCCGGGCGGTCGTGGTCGAACTGAAGCGTCGCCGAGTCGGGCCCGACGCGGTGAGCCAGCTCCGGCGCTACGTTGACGCCCTCGAGCGCGACCTCCATGCCGACGCCGCCGTTCGCGGGATTCTGGTCTCCCCTTCAGTCACCGACCGTGCGAGTCGGCTCCTGACTGAACACAGCCTCGAGTTCGTCTCGCTCGAGCCGCCGGCCGAGTGA
- a CDS encoding YbhB/YbcL family Raf kinase inhibitor-like protein has product MGDLTLKSPEFDDGERIPEEYGYTETNVNPPLEISGVPDDAESLALVVDDPDAKEPAGKVWDHWVVWNIPPATATIPEDWDADDAIEGTNDYGDHGYGGPNPPDREHTYRFELFALDTTLDLGTDASADDLESAVEGQALERAQLEGTYPA; this is encoded by the coding sequence ATGGGAGACCTGACACTCAAGAGCCCCGAGTTCGACGACGGGGAACGAATCCCGGAGGAGTACGGCTACACGGAAACGAACGTCAACCCGCCGCTCGAGATCAGCGGCGTTCCGGACGACGCCGAATCGCTCGCGCTGGTCGTTGACGATCCCGACGCGAAGGAACCCGCCGGCAAGGTATGGGATCACTGGGTCGTCTGGAATATCCCGCCGGCAACGGCGACGATTCCGGAAGACTGGGATGCCGATGACGCGATCGAGGGGACGAACGACTACGGCGACCACGGCTACGGCGGCCCGAACCCGCCGGACAGGGAACACACCTACCGGTTCGAACTGTTCGCCCTGGATACGACGCTCGACCTCGGAACTGACGCGAGCGCGGACGACCTCGAGTCGGCAGTGGAGGGCCAGGCCCTCGAGCGGGCGCAACTCGAGGGAACGTATCCGGCATAA
- a CDS encoding DUF371 domain-containing protein: MDEVIHARGHEHVSAEHASTFEVTTDDYLTPAGDCILAIEADRAPADFDPEFVDACRDADATITVTIDADGHSESVTGRGDPDLEFTNERSVVGRTSDYVDDRTVVVGAAFAAEGFDRDLVDALAGGAEVTVTISVE, from the coding sequence ATGGACGAAGTCATTCACGCTCGCGGCCACGAGCATGTCAGCGCCGAGCACGCGAGCACTTTCGAGGTGACAACCGACGACTACCTCACTCCCGCAGGGGACTGCATCCTCGCGATCGAGGCCGACCGCGCTCCGGCGGACTTCGATCCCGAATTCGTCGACGCCTGCCGGGACGCCGACGCAACGATCACGGTCACCATCGACGCAGACGGCCACAGCGAGTCGGTGACGGGACGGGGCGATCCCGACCTCGAGTTCACCAACGAGCGAAGTGTGGTCGGCCGGACGAGCGACTACGTCGATGACCGGACGGTTGTGGTGGGTGCAGCGTTCGCAGCCGAAGGGTTCGACCGCGATCTCGTCGACGCGCTCGCCGGCGGGGCCGAGGTGACGGTGACGATTAGCGTCGAGTAA
- a CDS encoding ABC transporter permease: protein MHRETLENALFRAGYLAILTFMLLPLVVVVVTSFAESGQLLFPPENYSLVHYRAFLEETSWLSAFDNSLLVGVGTTVVATTLGVTAAFGHELDDGWAGQLLAPLVLVPLLIPPIILGISMRVYFVRVGMDASYLSIILAHTLWATPLVYFVMRSVFSRFDWQLLDAARDLGAGPIQSFVYAVLPNVKHGIFVGALLAFIVSLQEFVMALFLSSHSTETIPVVAWKALRQSLDPMVSVVSTFLILISVVAIVIATIATNLDWLSKQLS, encoded by the coding sequence ATGCATAGAGAGACCCTCGAGAACGCCCTGTTCCGAGCGGGCTATCTGGCGATCCTGACGTTCATGCTGTTACCGCTCGTCGTGGTCGTCGTGACCTCCTTTGCAGAGTCGGGGCAGTTGCTCTTCCCGCCCGAGAACTACTCGCTGGTCCACTACCGCGCGTTCCTCGAGGAAACGAGCTGGCTCTCGGCGTTTGACAACAGTCTCCTCGTCGGTGTCGGGACGACGGTCGTTGCGACGACGCTCGGCGTCACGGCCGCCTTCGGGCACGAACTCGACGACGGCTGGGCTGGACAGCTGCTCGCGCCGCTCGTCCTCGTGCCGCTGTTGATCCCGCCGATCATCCTCGGGATCTCGATGCGCGTCTACTTCGTCAGGGTCGGGATGGACGCCTCGTACCTGAGCATCATCCTCGCACACACGCTGTGGGCGACACCGCTCGTCTACTTCGTGATGCGGTCGGTGTTCAGCCGATTCGACTGGCAACTGCTCGACGCCGCGCGCGACCTTGGCGCGGGGCCGATCCAGTCGTTCGTCTACGCCGTCCTCCCGAACGTCAAACACGGAATCTTCGTCGGCGCGCTGCTCGCGTTCATCGTCAGCCTTCAGGAGTTCGTGATGGCCCTGTTCCTCTCGAGTCACAGCACAGAAACCATTCCGGTCGTCGCCTGGAAAGCGCTGCGACAGTCGCTGGACCCGATGGTGAGCGTCGTCTCGACGTTCCTCATCCTGATCTCGGTGGTCGCCATCGTGATCGCGACGATCGCGACGAACTTGGACTGGCTCTCGAAACAGCTCTCCTGA